A single window of Ananas comosus cultivar F153 linkage group 17, ASM154086v1, whole genome shotgun sequence DNA harbors:
- the LOC109723401 gene encoding steroid receptor RNA activator 1-like, whose translation MPEQAEQSARPAASAHPVVEPSVRPEASASPDLSAQLAALTEVTKRQGELLERMCERLASPQSSIPRAPESSVPPPTTPVTAPAAAVPPPAAVPVAPIAPARGPV comes from the coding sequence ATGCCAGAGCAGGCAGAGCAGAGTGCCAGACCGGCAGCGAGTGCACACCCGGTTGTGGAGCCGAGTGTGCGACCTGAGGCTAGTGCATCCCCGGActtgagtgcacagttagccgccctgacagaggtgacgaaGCGGCAGGGGGAGTTATTGGAGAGGATGTGTGAGAGGTTAGCTTCGCCCCAGAGTTCAATaccgagggcaccagagtcgtctgttccacctccgactacCCCAGTGACAGCGCCAGCTGCAGCAGTACCTCCGCCAGCAGCAGTTCCAGTTGCGCCAattgcgcctgctagggggccagtatAG